The Oscillatoria sp. FACHB-1407 genome window below encodes:
- a CDS encoding helix-turn-helix transcriptional regulator: protein MSQSITSAEYLEEWEESLQSGNGAIACGEDGFDRVVRCKHRYSQDYYWQIELRPGFCLEFIDDHVHESLSVLTEHDESMPLVCKFYVSGHHRVLTPNVPGVKSEYEEKAGQSYLFFLPDIQETEIFPAGQRLQLVKISLDLPYFRSFHSTSEPLPVELQQLLQDHSIQRFHRSTGALSFAMQTALKSIIHCPYSGITKRICLESKALELLALQLHQWLEQHQQSTHTRSLHADDVERLYQARDILIRDIQNPPSLMDLARQAGINDYKLKHGFRQIFGTTVFGYLQTHRMEHAKQLLAERQLSIAAIAHTVGYASQSRFCHAFKQRFGITPIAYRTSI from the coding sequence ATGAGTCAGAGCATCACTAGCGCAGAATATTTAGAAGAGTGGGAGGAAAGTCTTCAGTCAGGAAATGGGGCGATCGCCTGTGGTGAAGACGGATTCGATCGCGTCGTCCGCTGCAAACATCGCTACAGCCAGGATTACTACTGGCAAATTGAACTGCGTCCTGGATTTTGTCTTGAATTCATTGATGATCACGTTCACGAGTCTTTAAGCGTTCTCACAGAGCATGATGAGTCAATGCCATTGGTGTGCAAATTCTACGTGTCTGGGCACCATCGCGTACTGACGCCCAACGTTCCGGGAGTCAAGAGCGAATACGAAGAAAAGGCAGGTCAAAGTTATCTGTTTTTTCTACCTGACATACAAGAAACAGAGATTTTTCCAGCTGGACAACGACTACAACTCGTCAAAATTTCGCTCGATCTACCTTATTTCCGTTCGTTTCATTCAACTTCTGAGCCACTTCCGGTCGAATTACAGCAGTTATTACAAGATCACTCGATCCAACGCTTTCATCGTTCTACCGGAGCACTAAGCTTTGCTATGCAAACTGCTTTGAAAAGTATTATTCATTGTCCCTATTCCGGGATTACAAAGCGTATTTGCTTAGAAAGCAAAGCACTGGAATTACTGGCTCTACAGCTTCATCAGTGGCTTGAACAACATCAACAATCCACACACACTCGTTCCCTTCATGCCGATGATGTTGAAAGACTGTACCAGGCGCGAGATATCCTAATTCGCGATATTCAAAATCCACCGTCGCTGATGGATTTAGCTCGACAAGCCGGGATCAACGACTACAAACTCAAACACGGATTTCGTCAAATTTTTGGTACGACTGTCTTTGGCTATCTGCAAACACATCGCATGGAACACGCCAAACAACTGTTAGCGGAACGGCAGTTGAGTATTGCAGCGATCGCCCACACTGTGGGATACGCCAGCCAAAGCCGCTTTTGTCATGCCTTTAAGCAACGCTTTGGGATCACGCCGATCGCCTATCGCACCAGCATCTAA
- a CDS encoding ABC transporter ATP-binding protein yields the protein MEATLTTRNLTLAYDRTTIIQNLNVDIPARQITALVGSNGCGKSTLLKGLARLLKPQSGTVYLDGVAIAKRSTKEIAKQLGLLPQSPTAPEGLTVRELVAQGRYPHQSWLQQWSQEDEQFTEQALTITGMTEMGDRPLDSLSGGQRQRAWIAMALAQNTEILLLDEPTTFLDLAHQIEVLDLLYDLNQTQGRTIVMVLHDLNQACRYADYLVAMRQGHIYAQGNPAEVMTESLVQDVFGLESRIVRDPVTGTPMCIPISKKVPLHKFR from the coding sequence ATGGAAGCAACCCTCACCACTCGTAACCTGACGCTGGCATACGATCGCACCACGATTATCCAAAATCTCAATGTCGATATCCCCGCACGTCAAATCACGGCTCTCGTGGGTTCTAATGGTTGCGGCAAGTCCACACTGCTGAAGGGATTGGCACGGTTACTGAAACCTCAGAGTGGAACGGTATACCTGGATGGAGTGGCAATCGCCAAACGTTCTACCAAGGAGATTGCGAAGCAGTTAGGATTGTTGCCGCAAAGCCCAACGGCTCCCGAAGGATTGACGGTGCGAGAACTGGTCGCACAGGGACGCTATCCCCATCAGAGTTGGCTCCAACAGTGGTCACAGGAGGATGAGCAGTTTACAGAACAGGCTTTGACGATTACGGGGATGACTGAGATGGGCGATCGCCCCCTCGATAGTTTGTCTGGAGGGCAACGACAACGCGCCTGGATTGCCATGGCACTCGCCCAAAATACAGAAATTCTGTTACTGGATGAACCCACTACATTTTTAGATTTAGCGCACCAGATCGAAGTGCTGGATCTGTTGTATGACCTGAACCAGACACAGGGACGCACGATCGTCATGGTGTTACACGATTTAAATCAAGCCTGTCGCTATGCCGATTACTTGGTAGCCATGCGGCAGGGACATATTTACGCTCAGGGCAATCCTGCTGAAGTGATGACCGAAAGTTTGGTGCAAGACGTGTTTGGGTTAGAGAGCCGGATTGTCCGAGATCCGGTAACAGGTACGCCGATGTGTATTCCGATTAGCAAAAAAGTTCCATTGCATAAGTTCCGTTGA
- a CDS encoding FecCD family ABC transporter permease, with translation MTRSWLTIRSYRFPLSVRLDRRVPLMLLVLAIASLAVLVLSVGYGEYPITPIAVIKTLLGFNTNNPDYDFVIYTLRLPRVITAFLVGMALAIAGTLLQGLTRNPLAAPEVIGVEAGAGLAAVALIVLFPTMPVSLLSIAAFVGALIAALLVYWLSWISSSSPIRLILVGVGVGAIAGALTSLMITFGNIYDVSQALVWLAGSVYGRTWDHVRALLPWLMVLIPLSLLYARELNTLHLGDSVARGLGSAVEWQRGFLLLIAVALSGTSVATAGTIGFVGLMAPHLARQLVGAAHEGLIPTSALLGGLIVALADLLGRSLFAPIELPCGVITAAVGAPYFLYLLYRNRNM, from the coding sequence GTGACTAGAAGCTGGTTAACCATCCGCTCCTACCGCTTTCCATTGTCCGTTCGGCTCGATCGACGGGTACCACTGATGCTGCTTGTTCTGGCGATCGCCAGTCTAGCGGTTCTGGTTCTGAGCGTTGGCTATGGCGAATATCCCATTACCCCCATCGCTGTCATCAAAACCCTCCTGGGTTTCAATACCAACAATCCTGATTACGATTTTGTGATCTATACGCTGCGGTTGCCGCGAGTGATCACCGCATTTCTGGTGGGGATGGCATTGGCGATCGCCGGAACACTCCTGCAAGGGTTGACGCGCAATCCTTTAGCGGCTCCTGAAGTGATTGGGGTAGAAGCAGGTGCAGGGTTAGCAGCTGTTGCATTAATTGTGTTGTTTCCCACAATGCCAGTATCGCTGCTGTCGATCGCAGCTTTTGTAGGAGCATTGATTGCTGCTCTGCTGGTGTATTGGCTGTCGTGGATTAGTAGTAGTTCTCCGATTCGGTTGATTTTGGTGGGAGTAGGAGTTGGGGCGATCGCTGGGGCATTGACGAGTTTAATGATCACCTTTGGCAACATTTACGATGTCAGTCAAGCCTTGGTGTGGTTAGCCGGAAGTGTCTATGGACGCACCTGGGATCATGTTCGAGCATTACTTCCCTGGTTAATGGTGTTGATTCCGTTATCCCTTCTTTATGCGCGTGAGTTAAATACGCTGCATCTAGGCGATAGTGTGGCGCGTGGATTGGGCAGTGCAGTCGAATGGCAACGTGGCTTCCTGTTGCTCATTGCGGTTGCGCTTTCAGGAACGAGTGTGGCAACCGCAGGAACAATTGGCTTTGTCGGTTTGATGGCTCCCCATTTGGCGCGGCAACTCGTTGGTGCAGCCCACGAAGGCTTGATCCCAACCTCTGCTCTGTTAGGAGGACTCATTGTGGCATTGGCGGATTTGCTGGGGCGATCGCTGTTTGCCCCCATTGAGCTTCCCTGTGGCGTCATTACCGCTGCTGTCGGTGCTCCCTATTTTCTTTATTTGCTGTATCGCAATCGCAATATGTGA